The genomic DNA CCAGCCTCCGGCTGGGGCTTTTTCTTTTAAATTTGACCGCTTGATGAACAAAGCTGTTTCTGCTATACAGGGGCCTGTCACTAACTTTCACCTCCTCAAGGAGGGAACATGTCGGATCAGATGGTCATGCATGACGAGGATTTTTCCCGGGTTAACGGGATCATCGAGCGGCTCCTTTACGAGACGAACTCAAGGGTGATCTTCCTCGTGGACAAGAACGGCCAGCTCATTTCCGGCGTAGGCGAGACCGACCAGTTCGACACCACCTCGCTTGCCTCACTTACCGCAGGCAACATAGCTGCTACAGGAGGTCTGGCAAAACTGATCGGGGAGAAGGAGTTTTCGATCCTTTTCCATGAAGGAGAGCGGGACAACCTCCACATTTCCATCGTCGGCGGCAGGGTCATTCTCGTCGTGATATTCGATACACGTTCGTCCCTCGGTCTCGTCAGGCTGCGAGTCAAGAAGGCGTCTGAAGAGCTGTCCACCACCTTCGAGTCGCTTTTCTCCAAAGCAGAGGCAGGTCGCGGGGACCATCCGCTGGCCGAGATTACCGACGACGACATCGATAATCTTTTCAGGTAGGTGCTCCTTGTCATTCATCAACTACGCCTCCCGTGAAATAAACTGCAAGATCGTCTATTATGGCCCAGGCCTGTGCGGCAAGACCACGAACCTGCAGTACGTCTATCAGCAAACACCCACCGAATCGAAGGGGAAGATGATAAGTCTGGCCACGGAAAGCGAGCGTACGCTTTTCTTCGACTTCCTTCCTCTGGCGCTCGGGGAGATCCGAGGCTTCAAGACCCGTTTTCACCTCTACACCGTACCCGGCCAGGTCTTTTACGATGCATCCAGAAAACTCATTCTGAAAGGAGTGGACGGAGTCGTTTTCGTCGCCGATTCTCAGGAGGAGAGAATGGATGCTAATATCGAATCCCTGGAGAACCTTCGCTACAACCTGAAGGAGCAGGGGTACGACCTTGACAAGCTCCCTTACGTGATTCAATACAACAAGCGTGACCTTCCGAACATCCTGTCCGTCGAGGAACTACGTAAGGAGTTGAACCCGACGAATGTTCCGGACTTCGAAGCATGTGCCATGACGGGCCAGGGGGTTTTCGAAACGCTCAAGGCTGTGGCCAAGCT from Geobacter sp. DSM 9736 includes the following:
- a CDS encoding ATP/GTP-binding protein, with translation MSFINYASREINCKIVYYGPGLCGKTTNLQYVYQQTPTESKGKMISLATESERTLFFDFLPLALGEIRGFKTRFHLYTVPGQVFYDASRKLILKGVDGVVFVADSQEERMDANIESLENLRYNLKEQGYDLDKLPYVIQYNKRDLPNILSVEELRKELNPTNVPDFEACAMTGQGVFETLKAVAKLVLMDLKKGK
- a CDS encoding roadblock/LC7 domain-containing protein: MSDQMVMHDEDFSRVNGIIERLLYETNSRVIFLVDKNGQLISGVGETDQFDTTSLASLTAGNIAATGGLAKLIGEKEFSILFHEGERDNLHISIVGGRVILVVIFDTRSSLGLVRLRVKKASEELSTTFESLFSKAEAGRGDHPLAEITDDDIDNLFR